The proteins below are encoded in one region of Amycolatopsis magusensis:
- the dxs gene encoding 1-deoxy-D-xylulose-5-phosphate synthase, producing MTLLDSVHGPADLKRMEPGELELLAGQIREFLVEKVCRNGGHLGPNLGVVELTLALHRVFDSPSDAIVWDVGHQSYVHKIVTGRHAEFDGLRQRGGLTGYPSRAESEHDLVENSHASAALSYVDGLAKAFELGGGGRHAVAVVGDGALTGGMCWEALNNIAAAPHRPVVIVVNDNGRSYSPTIGGLAEHLASLRLRPGYERILDGGREMLRRTPFVGKPIYAALHAAKAGLKDAVSPQRMFADLGLKYVGPVDGHDLPALEKALHSAKAFGGPVIVHAVTEKGHGYEPAVNHVHDQMHQTDPLDPETGLPPVKGPSWTGVFADELAAIGDEREDVVAITAAMLRSTGLHKFAEAHPDRWFDVGIAEQHAVASAAGLAMGGMHPVVAIYATFLNRAFDQVLMDVALHKQAVTFVLDRAGITGPDGASHHGMWDLSLLGLVPGMRVAAPRDAITLREELREAVAVADGPTALRFSRGGVIESVPAVDRLGVVDVLRRPAEGAGTDVLLVAVGAFAKLGLAAADRLADQGIGVTVVDPRWVLPVPGELTALAEAHRLVVTVEDNGRHGGFGSLLAAAFRDADCSVPVRDLAVPQRFLEHGTRDEVLSGIGLTAQDVARKVTEWASNLVSAPAQDTAVKSTQD from the coding sequence GTGACGTTGCTGGATTCCGTGCACGGACCGGCGGACCTGAAGCGGATGGAGCCCGGCGAGCTGGAGCTGCTCGCCGGTCAGATCCGGGAATTCCTGGTCGAGAAGGTGTGCCGGAACGGCGGTCACCTCGGGCCCAACCTGGGCGTGGTGGAGCTGACCCTCGCCCTGCACCGGGTGTTCGACTCGCCGTCGGACGCGATCGTCTGGGACGTCGGGCACCAGAGCTACGTGCACAAGATCGTCACCGGCAGGCACGCCGAGTTCGACGGGCTGCGCCAGCGGGGTGGCCTCACCGGCTACCCCTCGCGCGCCGAGAGCGAGCACGACCTGGTGGAGAACAGCCACGCCTCGGCCGCGTTGTCCTATGTGGACGGCCTGGCGAAGGCCTTCGAGCTGGGCGGCGGCGGCAGGCACGCGGTGGCCGTGGTCGGGGACGGCGCGCTGACCGGCGGCATGTGCTGGGAGGCGCTGAACAACATCGCCGCCGCCCCGCACCGGCCGGTGGTGATCGTGGTCAACGACAACGGCCGCTCCTACTCGCCGACCATCGGCGGGCTCGCCGAGCACCTGGCCTCGCTGCGGCTGCGGCCCGGCTACGAGCGCATCCTCGACGGCGGCCGTGAGATGCTGCGCCGCACCCCGTTCGTGGGCAAGCCGATCTACGCGGCGCTGCACGCGGCCAAGGCCGGGCTGAAGGACGCGGTCAGCCCGCAGCGCATGTTCGCCGACCTGGGCCTGAAGTACGTCGGCCCGGTCGACGGCCACGACCTGCCCGCGCTGGAGAAGGCGCTGCACAGCGCGAAGGCGTTCGGCGGCCCGGTGATCGTGCACGCGGTGACGGAGAAGGGCCACGGCTACGAGCCCGCGGTCAACCACGTGCACGACCAGATGCACCAGACCGACCCGCTGGACCCGGAGACCGGCCTGCCGCCGGTGAAGGGCCCGAGCTGGACCGGGGTGTTCGCCGACGAACTGGCCGCCATCGGCGACGAGCGCGAGGACGTGGTCGCGATCACCGCGGCGATGCTGCGCTCCACGGGGCTGCACAAGTTCGCCGAGGCGCACCCGGACCGCTGGTTCGACGTCGGCATCGCCGAGCAGCACGCGGTGGCTTCGGCCGCCGGGCTGGCGATGGGCGGCATGCACCCGGTGGTGGCGATCTACGCGACCTTCCTCAACCGCGCCTTCGACCAGGTGCTGATGGACGTGGCGCTGCACAAGCAGGCGGTCACCTTCGTGCTCGACCGGGCCGGCATCACCGGGCCGGACGGCGCCAGCCACCACGGCATGTGGGACCTGTCGCTGCTGGGCCTGGTGCCCGGCATGCGGGTGGCCGCACCCCGTGACGCGATCACCCTGCGTGAGGAGCTGCGGGAGGCGGTGGCCGTCGCCGACGGCCCGACCGCGCTCCGGTTCTCGCGTGGTGGCGTGATCGAGTCGGTGCCCGCGGTGGACCGGCTCGGCGTGGTCGACGTGCTGCGCCGCCCGGCCGAAGGCGCCGGGACCGACGTGCTGCTGGTCGCCGTCGGTGCCTTCGCCAAGCTGGGCCTCGCCGCCGCGGACCGGCTGGCCGACCAGGGCATCGGCGTCACCGTGGTGGACCCGCGGTGGGTGCTGCCGGTGCCGGGTGAGCTGACCGCGCTCGCCGAGGCGCACCGCCTGGTGGTCACCGTCGAGGACAACGGCCGCCACGGCGGCTTCGGCTCACTGCTGGCCGCCGCCTTCCGTGACGCCGACTGCTCGGTCCCGGTGCGGGACCTGGCCGTGCCGCAGCGCTTCCTCGAACACGGCACGCGGGACGAGGTGCTCTCCGGCATCGGCCTGACCGCGCAGGACGTGGCGCGCAAGGTCACCGAGTGGGCGTCGAACCTGGTCAGCGCCCCGGCTCAGGACACCGCGGTGAAGTCCACTCAGGACTGA
- a CDS encoding purine-cytosine permease family protein, with amino-acid sequence MPKITSVEHNGIAPIPFAEQTSRPRDLFRLAFGGANTFATIILGTLPIAYGLSFPAAVAATVTGVLAGACVLAPMSLFGPVTRTNNAVASGAHFGVVGRCVGSFLSLLTAITFFAISVWVSGDAVAGAAQRLFGIDGGEVLRGTAYGVIAIATLVVCVYGYRFMLLINRIAVVLGTVIMLLGVFAYGGRFDPAFPGTGDYALGTFWPTWILAALTVMANPISFGAFLGDWSRYIPATHSRRSLLAAPFLAQVATLLPFGFGIATATLVTDASDYIAGLTTISPLWYAIPLIAVALIGGLSTGTTALYGTGLDFSSIFVRLSRVQATLLIGTLSVAFIFVGNFALDMVSSINAFATLIVLCTSPWMVIMMIGYLIRRGYYDPADLQVFNEGRKGGRYWFTRGVNWRAMAAWLPATALGLLTANTPMIAGPLREIAGGVDISLPATLLTAAITYPVLLRLFPEPREVMGTDDPAPVPMPSQS; translated from the coding sequence ATGCCCAAGATCACCAGTGTCGAGCACAACGGCATCGCGCCGATCCCGTTCGCGGAACAGACTTCGCGGCCGCGGGACCTGTTCCGGCTCGCCTTCGGCGGCGCGAACACCTTCGCCACCATCATCCTCGGCACGCTGCCGATCGCCTACGGGCTCAGCTTCCCCGCCGCGGTCGCGGCGACGGTCACCGGCGTACTGGCCGGGGCCTGCGTGCTCGCACCGATGAGCTTGTTCGGGCCGGTGACCAGGACGAACAACGCGGTCGCCTCCGGCGCGCACTTCGGCGTGGTCGGCCGGTGCGTGGGCTCGTTCCTGTCGCTGCTCACCGCGATCACCTTCTTCGCCATCTCGGTGTGGGTCAGCGGTGACGCGGTAGCCGGTGCGGCGCAACGGTTGTTCGGCATCGACGGCGGCGAAGTGCTGCGCGGTACCGCGTACGGCGTGATCGCGATCGCCACGCTGGTGGTCTGCGTCTACGGCTACCGGTTCATGCTGCTGATCAACCGGATCGCGGTGGTACTGGGCACGGTGATCATGCTGCTCGGCGTTTTCGCCTACGGTGGGCGGTTCGACCCGGCGTTCCCCGGCACCGGCGACTACGCGCTCGGCACGTTCTGGCCCACGTGGATCCTGGCCGCGCTGACCGTGATGGCGAACCCGATCTCGTTCGGCGCCTTCCTCGGCGACTGGTCGCGCTACATCCCCGCCACGCACAGCCGCCGTTCCCTGCTGGCGGCGCCGTTCCTGGCGCAGGTGGCGACGCTGCTGCCGTTCGGCTTCGGCATCGCCACGGCCACCCTGGTCACCGACGCGAGCGACTACATCGCCGGCCTGACCACGATTTCCCCGCTGTGGTACGCCATTCCGCTCATCGCGGTGGCGCTGATCGGCGGCTTGTCCACCGGTACCACCGCGTTGTACGGCACCGGGCTGGACTTCAGCTCGATCTTCGTGCGGTTGAGCCGGGTCCAGGCGACGCTGCTGATCGGCACGCTGTCGGTGGCGTTCATCTTCGTCGGCAACTTCGCGCTGGACATGGTGTCGAGCATCAACGCCTTCGCCACGCTGATCGTGCTGTGCACCTCGCCGTGGATGGTGATCATGATGATCGGCTACCTGATCCGGCGCGGTTACTACGATCCGGCCGACCTGCAGGTGTTCAACGAGGGCCGCAAGGGCGGGCGGTACTGGTTCACCCGCGGGGTGAACTGGCGGGCGATGGCGGCCTGGCTCCCGGCGACCGCGCTCGGCCTGCTCACCGCGAACACGCCGATGATCGCCGGGCCGCTGCGGGAGATCGCGGGTGGCGTGGACATCAGCCTGCCCGCCACCCTGCTCACCGCCGCGATCACCTACCCGGTCCTGCTGCGGCTGTTCCCGGAACCGCGCGAGGTGATGGGCACGGACGACCCCGCGCCCGTGCCCATGCCGAGCCAGTCCTGA
- a CDS encoding aminobutyraldehyde dehydrogenase: MVNSGNFIEGKQVPAIGGRTLELIDPATGEVCGTSALSEESDVDAALESARRAFRAWRRSTPAQRQLALLKIADALESRAAEFADVEVRETGKIRQVVLEEEIPESVSALRFFAGAARQLEGTASAEYLPGHTSSIRREPVGVCAQIAPWNYPLMMGVWKIAPALAAGNTVVLKPAETTPGSAVLLAKVAAEFLPVGAFNVVCGDRDTGRALVRHPIPELVSITGSTRAGIDVATVAAADLKRTHLELGGNAPLLVFEDVNLEEAAEGIVGAAFYNAGQDCTAGSRVLVHESIHDEFTAILAKAAGATRPGTDFGPLNSAAQRDRVRGLIERLPAHATVHTGGTSPAGGGFYFEPTVVSGLTQDDELVQEEIFGPVITVQRFSGEAEAVDLANGVPYGLASSVWTKDHSRAVRVSAELDFGCVWINTHGPLAAEMPHGGFGHSGHGKDLSAYSFAEYTRVKHVMTRYQ; this comes from the coding sequence ATCGTGAACTCCGGTAATTTTATCGAAGGCAAACAAGTCCCGGCGATCGGCGGCCGCACCCTGGAGCTGATCGATCCCGCCACCGGCGAGGTCTGCGGCACCAGCGCGCTGTCCGAAGAGTCCGATGTGGACGCCGCGCTGGAGTCGGCACGACGGGCGTTCCGCGCCTGGCGCCGCAGCACCCCGGCGCAGCGGCAGCTGGCGCTGCTGAAGATCGCCGACGCGCTGGAGTCCCGTGCGGCGGAGTTCGCCGACGTGGAAGTCCGGGAAACCGGCAAGATCCGGCAGGTGGTGCTGGAGGAGGAGATCCCGGAAAGCGTGAGCGCGCTGCGGTTCTTCGCCGGTGCCGCCCGCCAGCTCGAAGGCACCGCCTCAGCCGAGTACCTGCCGGGGCACACCTCGTCGATCCGGCGCGAACCGGTCGGCGTGTGTGCGCAGATCGCCCCGTGGAACTACCCGCTGATGATGGGCGTCTGGAAGATCGCGCCCGCGCTCGCCGCCGGGAACACCGTGGTGCTCAAACCCGCGGAGACCACCCCGGGCAGCGCCGTGCTGCTGGCGAAGGTGGCCGCGGAGTTCCTGCCCGTGGGCGCGTTCAACGTGGTCTGCGGCGATCGCGACACCGGGCGCGCGCTGGTCCGGCACCCGATCCCCGAACTGGTGTCGATCACCGGTTCCACGCGCGCCGGGATCGACGTGGCGACCGTCGCCGCGGCAGACCTCAAGCGCACGCACCTCGAACTCGGTGGCAACGCGCCACTCCTGGTGTTCGAGGACGTGAACCTGGAGGAAGCCGCGGAAGGCATCGTGGGCGCGGCCTTCTACAACGCGGGCCAGGACTGCACCGCGGGCAGCCGGGTACTGGTGCACGAGTCGATCCACGACGAGTTCACCGCGATCCTGGCCAAGGCCGCCGGCGCGACCCGCCCCGGCACCGACTTCGGTCCGCTGAACAGTGCCGCGCAACGGGACCGGGTACGTGGGCTGATCGAGCGGCTGCCCGCGCACGCCACCGTGCACACCGGCGGCACCAGCCCGGCGGGCGGCGGGTTCTACTTCGAACCCACCGTGGTTTCCGGGCTGACGCAGGACGACGAGCTCGTGCAGGAGGAGATCTTCGGGCCGGTGATCACCGTTCAACGGTTCAGCGGTGAGGCCGAAGCGGTCGACCTGGCCAACGGCGTGCCGTACGGACTGGCGTCTTCGGTGTGGACGAAGGACCACTCCCGCGCGGTGCGGGTCTCCGCGGAACTCGACTTCGGCTGCGTGTGGATCAACACGCACGGCCCGCTGGCCGCGGAAATGCCGCACGGCGGCTTCGGCCATTCGGGCCACGGCAAGGACCTTTCGGCGTATTCGTTCGCCGAGTACACCCGCGTCAAGCACGTCATGACGCGCTACCAGTAG
- a CDS encoding thiamine pyrophosphate-binding protein, which translates to MRIGGDLVVETLRALGADTVFGLPGQHALGLFEALRRCPELRLVGARVENNLAFAADGHARARLDADPGGPVPVTPVIVSTGPGALLTLASLQESRSSSVPVLGISSQVPTAGLGGGRHGYLHELPDQRASFRDVVKSTHVVRTASQIPTALREAWESAATVPYGPVWVEIPQDVLLAPASLPPITSVTATPKPLAPLPELIDETARLLGAAENPVILAGGGVVRSGAQAELRALAELVRAPVLSSFGGKGSFAWDHPLSGQSWLEDWHSTEFLADADVLLVLGSGLGELTSNYHRFRPRGRVIQIEADAGKLESNHPALGIHADVRLALTALLEAAPSREADGRAEAAVAELLGKVRDRIGGQSLDLEQRVLAEVRAALPEGTPSFWDMTVLGYWAWSAWNTDGAPIHTAQGAGGLGYGLPGALGAAAARRGPALAVSGDGGAMYGIAELATAAQHGLDVTWLIVDDGGYGILREYMTGAFGQAHATELARPDFAALAKSFGVPAQVSTVDSLRAELASALATPGPSVVVLPALLRMFEPTHLDQ; encoded by the coding sequence ATGAGGATCGGCGGTGACCTGGTCGTCGAGACGCTGCGGGCGCTCGGCGCGGACACCGTGTTCGGCCTGCCCGGCCAGCACGCGCTGGGCCTGTTCGAAGCCCTGCGGCGGTGCCCGGAACTGCGGCTCGTCGGCGCCAGGGTGGAGAACAACCTGGCCTTCGCCGCGGACGGGCACGCGCGGGCCCGGCTCGACGCCGACCCCGGCGGCCCGGTCCCGGTGACCCCGGTGATCGTCTCCACCGGTCCGGGCGCCTTGCTGACTTTGGCCTCGTTGCAGGAATCCCGCTCGTCGTCGGTACCGGTCCTCGGGATCTCCAGCCAGGTACCGACAGCCGGGCTCGGTGGCGGGCGGCACGGCTACCTGCACGAATTGCCGGACCAGCGCGCGAGTTTCCGTGACGTGGTCAAGTCGACGCACGTGGTGCGCACGGCCAGCCAGATCCCGACGGCGTTGCGGGAGGCGTGGGAGTCGGCGGCCACCGTGCCGTACGGGCCGGTGTGGGTGGAGATCCCGCAGGACGTGCTGCTCGCCCCGGCTTCGCTGCCGCCGATCACCTCGGTCACCGCCACCCCGAAACCGCTGGCCCCGCTACCAGAACTGATCGACGAAACGGCACGACTGCTGGGAGCGGCGGAGAACCCGGTCATCCTCGCCGGTGGTGGCGTGGTCCGCTCCGGTGCACAGGCCGAGTTGCGAGCACTGGCGGAGCTCGTCCGTGCGCCGGTGCTGTCCTCCTTCGGCGGCAAGGGTTCCTTCGCCTGGGACCACCCGCTCTCCGGGCAGTCCTGGCTCGAGGACTGGCATTCGACCGAATTCCTGGCCGACGCCGACGTGCTGCTCGTGCTCGGCTCCGGTCTCGGCGAGCTGACCAGCAATTACCACCGGTTCCGCCCACGCGGGCGGGTGATCCAGATCGAGGCGGACGCCGGGAAGCTGGAGTCCAACCACCCCGCGCTGGGCATCCACGCCGACGTCCGGCTCGCGCTGACCGCGTTGCTCGAAGCGGCACCGTCACGGGAAGCCGACGGACGGGCCGAGGCCGCGGTCGCCGAACTGCTGGGCAAGGTCCGCGACCGGATCGGCGGGCAGTCGCTCGATCTCGAGCAGCGCGTGCTCGCCGAGGTCCGCGCGGCACTGCCCGAAGGCACGCCGAGCTTCTGGGACATGACCGTGCTCGGGTACTGGGCCTGGTCGGCCTGGAACACCGATGGCGCTCCGATCCACACCGCGCAGGGCGCCGGCGGGCTGGGGTACGGCCTGCCCGGCGCGCTCGGCGCGGCCGCGGCCCGGCGTGGCCCGGCGCTGGCCGTCTCCGGGGATGGCGGCGCGATGTACGGCATCGCCGAACTGGCCACCGCGGCCCAGCACGGCCTGGACGTCACCTGGCTCATCGTCGATGATGGCGGGTACGGCATCCTCCGCGAGTACATGACCGGCGCCTTCGGCCAGGCGCACGCCACCGAACTGGCCCGGCCGGACTTCGCCGCGCTGGCGAAGTCGTTCGGCGTACCGGCGCAGGTGTCCACTGTGGACAGCCTGCGCGCCGAGCTGGCGAGCGCGCTGGCCACCCCCGGCCCGAGCGTGGTCGTGCTGCCGGCGCTGCTGCGCATGTTCGAACCCACCCACCTCGACCAGTGA
- the speB gene encoding agmatinase, which produces MTQQSPLGPVDSSKVPRFAGFATFARLPRADQVDRADVAVVGVPFDAGVSYRPGARFGPAALREASRLLRPYHPELDVSPFATAQVVDAGDIAINPFNIGEAIETLQHEAEALTADGTKLVTVGGDHTIALPLLRAAAKKHGPVALLHFDAHLDTWDTYFGEPYTHGTPFRRASEEGILDTSALSHVGTRGPLYGKRDLEEDRRLGFGIVTSGDVMRRGVAETVDALRQRIGDRPLYVSIDIDVLDPAHAPGTGTPEAGGMTSRELLEIVRGLRGLNLIGGDVVELAPAYDHAEITAIAASHVAYDLVSLLALGAGA; this is translated from the coding sequence GTGACGCAGCAGTCCCCGCTCGGGCCGGTCGACTCGTCGAAGGTACCCAGGTTCGCCGGGTTCGCCACCTTCGCCCGGCTGCCGCGGGCGGACCAGGTCGACCGCGCCGATGTCGCCGTGGTCGGGGTGCCGTTCGACGCCGGTGTGTCCTACCGGCCGGGCGCGCGCTTCGGCCCGGCCGCGCTGCGCGAGGCCAGCCGCCTGCTCCGGCCGTACCACCCGGAGCTGGACGTTTCCCCGTTCGCCACCGCGCAGGTGGTCGACGCCGGGGACATCGCGATCAACCCGTTCAACATCGGCGAGGCCATCGAAACCCTGCAGCACGAAGCGGAAGCGCTCACCGCGGACGGCACGAAGCTGGTCACCGTCGGCGGTGACCACACCATCGCGCTCCCGCTGCTGCGCGCGGCGGCGAAGAAGCACGGACCGGTGGCGCTGCTGCACTTCGACGCGCACCTGGACACCTGGGACACCTACTTCGGCGAGCCGTACACCCACGGCACCCCGTTCCGGCGGGCGTCGGAGGAGGGCATCCTCGACACCAGCGCGCTGTCGCACGTGGGCACGCGCGGTCCCCTGTACGGCAAGCGGGACCTCGAAGAGGACCGGCGCCTCGGCTTCGGCATCGTGACCTCCGGGGACGTGATGCGCCGGGGGGTGGCCGAGACCGTGGACGCGCTGCGCCAGCGCATCGGCGACCGCCCGCTGTACGTCTCCATCGACATCGACGTGCTCGACCCGGCGCACGCGCCCGGCACCGGCACGCCGGAGGCGGGCGGCATGACCAGCCGGGAACTGCTGGAGATCGTGCGCGGCCTGCGCGGGCTGAACCTGATCGGCGGGGACGTGGTGGAACTGGCCCCGGCCTACGACCACGCGGAGATCACCGCCATCGCCGCCTCCCACGTGGCCTACGACCTGGTCAGCCTGCTCGCGCTCGGGGCCGGCGCATGA